The sequence below is a genomic window from Parafrankia irregularis.
CGACCTGTTCGAATGGGGCCGCCGTTCGGTGCCCCTCTCACTCGCGGCCGAGATCCAGCGCAGGCTGCTGCCGGACTCGTTCACCTGTGAAAGCGCGCAGGCGACGATCGCGGGCTGGCTGGAACCCTCGGCCTCGGTCGCGGGGGACACCTTCGACTACTCCTTTGGACCATCCGATCTGTACCTGTCGCTGACGGACGCTATCGGCCATGGGTTGGCCGCGGCCATCCTGGCCACCCTGACCGTCAACGATCTGCGGAACGTCCGCCGGGCACCGGACCCGAGAGGCCTCGCGGCGATGGCCGACCACGTGAACGCCATGCTGGTGGAACACTCCAACCTGGAGCAGTTCGTCACCGGCCTGTTGTTCCACATCGACCTGCCCAGCGGCGCGTTGCGTGCTGTCAACGCCGGCCACATCCCCTTCTACCTGCTGCGGGATGGCACGGTCGAACAGATCGGCTGGCCGCCGGAGCCCGCGTTCGGAATGTTCCCGGAAACCGCCTACGCCGTCCGTCACCTGCAGCTGCGCGCAGGCGACCGCCTGCTTCTCGTCACCGACGGCATGGTTGACCGCAACGCCGCCCGGATCGACCTACCCGCACAACTCTCGGCGAACAGTCACCTGCACCCGCGGGAACTCGTCCAGCACCTTGCCAGGCTCGTCCTCGACGCCTGCGACGGCGACCTCCAGGACGACGCGACAGTCATGTGCCTGGACTGGCACCAACGCAGCGGACCACAGCGCCGGGTCTCCAGCGGAGCCGACCCCAACCGCGCCTCCGGCCCCGAACAGTGACGACACCATCGGCCGCGGCTGACGACACGATCGGCCGCGCTTGAAGCAGCATGGCTACTACTTGATGACGGCGTCGACGGTCTTCTTGAGGGCGCTCGGCTGGGCTGGGTCGTGCGGAGCCTTCTCCTTCGCTTCCAGCAACCGTTCCCCGATCTCGGACAGCTGCTTGCGGCCGAGTGCCTCACGAACCCGGGGAAAAAACTCCCGCTCTTCCTCGTCGATGTGGTGTTTCACGTTCTCGATCAGAACTGCCGCCTTGGCGCTGAAACGCTCCGCCTCGGGCGAGAGCGCGGCCAGCTCCGCGATGAGGAGGTCCGCGACGTGATGCTCCTCGTACGATTCAAGGATGTCGTTCTCCAGCGCCGGCAGCAGACCGCGCACCTCCGGGTACATGACCTCGTTCTCGATGTAGGTGTGCACCGTGAGCAGTTCCATGAACTTGTCGGCAAGCCTGGCCTTCGCGGCATAGGCCTTCTCCCCTGCCTCCTGGAAGCGCTTGAACGCAGCCTTGATCGCCTTGTGATCTTCTTTCAGGAGCACGATGGCGTCTGTCGACATTTCATCTCCTCCAGATCTTGACGAAGTGAGCTCCGCTCAGCCGTTCCCCAGCCCCCGGCGGCCGGCCTAATCCTTTGGCTGGTCCTCTGGCCCCGGTACAGAGACGTCACGGCGCCTCAGAGTGGTCGCGGCGGGCGCGGCGGGCGTCATCCGGGCTTGGCCTCGCCGCCGACCGGAGTCAGGACCTGCCCGCTGTAGTAGCTCGACAGCTGCTCGGACGCCAGGAAGACGTAGCTGGGCGCGATCTCGTCGGGTTGCGCGGGGCGGCCGAGTGGTGCCTGGGTGCCGAAGCTCGCGACCTTCTCCGGTGGCATCGTCGCGGGGATCAGCGGCGTCCACACCGGGCCGGGGGCGACCGCGTTCACCCGGATGCGTCGGTCGATGAGCGCCTGCGCGGTCGCGTAGGTGAAGGCGAGCACCGCGCCCTTGGTCGCCGAATAGGCCAGCAGCGAGCCGTTACCGCGCAGGCCGTTCACCGACGCGGTGTTGATGACGGCCGCGCCGTCGGGTAGATGGGCGAGGGCGGCCTTGGTCACCCAGAAGAAGCTGTGGATGTTGACGGCGAAGGTGTAGGCCCACTCCTCACTGGTGATCTGCGTGAGGTCGTCGGTGCTGCGCTGCACCGCCGCGTTGTTGACGACGGTGTCGAGCCGGCCGAACTCGTCCATCGTGCGGCGGACCAGCTCCTCGCAGTGCGCTTCGGTGCCGACGTCCCCGGGCAGCAGCAGGGCACGCCGGCCGGCCTGCTCGATCAGTTTCGCGGTGTGTTCGGCGTCGGCGTGCTCGGAAAGGTAGGAGATCGCGACATCGGCGCCCTCCTTGGCGAAAGCGACTGCGACCGCCCGGCCGATTCCGGAATCACCGCCCGTGATCAGCGCGACCCGGTCGAGCAGCAGGTTCCGCCCCACATAGGCCGACATCTCATCTTCGGGTGGCGGGATCACCGCCGCTGTCTCACCCGGCCAGATCTGTTCCTGCTCCGGGCGCTGCTGCTCGTTACCCATGGATGTCGCACCTCCCACATCGGGCCCTGCCGGAACCAAACCTGACCGAGGTCTGTTCAGAAGCCGGGGCGGTAAACGTGGCCGCGTGCCCGGTCGCGTCTTCCTGGAGCTGACGGTTGCGCCAGGGACAGATCC
It includes:
- a CDS encoding PP2C family protein-serine/threonine phosphatase, coding for MSERGVFDALALLTAIERAAPADATDVLTARLQEDLGALSASFLIADYSSDVLARFSRPSDGAMVMEKVRIHGTLQGRVLRTQRPSSDLDGDRLLIVAPVTARGEAIGVIEVVFSAPAPAVEHGAGAAPVGSATADHLDHLTTEISHAAHLFAYTVVLNRRYTDLFEWGRRSVPLSLAAEIQRRLLPDSFTCESAQATIAGWLEPSASVAGDTFDYSFGPSDLYLSLTDAIGHGLAAAILATLTVNDLRNVRRAPDPRGLAAMADHVNAMLVEHSNLEQFVTGLLFHIDLPSGALRAVNAGHIPFYLLRDGTVEQIGWPPEPAFGMFPETAYAVRHLQLRAGDRLLLVTDGMVDRNAARIDLPAQLSANSHLHPRELVQHLARLVLDACDGDLQDDATVMCLDWHQRSGPQRRVSSGADPNRASGPEQ
- a CDS encoding hemerythrin domain-containing protein, which codes for MSTDAIVLLKEDHKAIKAAFKRFQEAGEKAYAAKARLADKFMELLTVHTYIENEVMYPEVRGLLPALENDILESYEEHHVADLLIAELAALSPEAERFSAKAAVLIENVKHHIDEEEREFFPRVREALGRKQLSEIGERLLEAKEKAPHDPAQPSALKKTVDAVIK
- a CDS encoding SDR family oxidoreductase, which translates into the protein MGNEQQRPEQEQIWPGETAAVIPPPEDEMSAYVGRNLLLDRVALITGGDSGIGRAVAVAFAKEGADVAISYLSEHADAEHTAKLIEQAGRRALLLPGDVGTEAHCEELVRRTMDEFGRLDTVVNNAAVQRSTDDLTQITSEEWAYTFAVNIHSFFWVTKAALAHLPDGAAVINTASVNGLRGNGSLLAYSATKGAVLAFTYATAQALIDRRIRVNAVAPGPVWTPLIPATMPPEKVASFGTQAPLGRPAQPDEIAPSYVFLASEQLSSYYSGQVLTPVGGEAKPG